In a genomic window of Vulpes vulpes isolate BD-2025 chromosome 6, VulVul3, whole genome shotgun sequence:
- the LOC112909614 gene encoding olfactory receptor 6F1-like: MDITNQTRVTEFIFLGFPGVLHLRITLFVIFLIVYLLSLMGNTLIIFIVLMDITLQTPMYIFLGNLSFLEIWYTTATVPKLLDTCLSQVVTISVSSCITQYYFFFSMGATECILLAVMAYDRYLAICSPLHYSLLMSIRMCLRFSAGSWIGGFIAPLPPTILISHLNFCGPQKINHFFCDSDPIFKLSCSDTFLVETLGYTCTSVVILSSFLLTMSSYGYIVVTIIKLSSQKAQKKTFSTCASHLTVVSIYYGTIIFAYVHPPAKHNFTIGKVISVFYCVVTPLVNPLIYTLRNKDVKTAFRKVLARKILLLTTNMQRI, from the coding sequence ATGGATATAACAAACCAAACAAGAGTGACAgagttcatttttcttgggtttcCTGGTGTTCTACATCTGCGGATCACCTTGTTTGTGATATTTCTTATTGTATATCTGCTCTCCCTCATGGGAAACACCctcattattttcattgttctcaTGGATATCACACTCCAAACGCCCATGTACATTTTCTTAGGAAATTTGTCATTCCTGGAGATCTGGTACACCACAGCCACGGTGCCTAAATTGCTGGACACCTGCCTCTCACAGGTTGTTACCATCTCTGTTTCCAGTTGTATCACCCAGTACTACTTCTTTTTCTCCATGGGAGCTACAGAGTGCATCCTGCTAGCGGTGATGGCCTATGATCGGTACCTGGCCATCTGCAGTCCTCTCCATTATTCACTCCTCATGAGTATTCGTATGTGCCTGCGGTTTTCAGCTGGATCTTGGATTGGGGGCTTCATTGCCCCTCTCCCACCAACCATACTCATTTCTCATCTAAATTTCTGTGGCCCCCAGAAGATTAACCATTTCTTTTGTGACTCAGACCCCATTTTCAAACTCTCTTGCTCAGATACATTTTTGGTGGAGACTTTGGGTTACACATGTACCTCTGTCGTGATTCTAAGTTCTTTCCTTCTCACTATGTCCTCTTATGGCTACATAGTGGTCACAATAATCAAGCTGTCTTCCCAAAAGGcacaaaaaaaaactttctccACCTGTGCCTCCCACCTAACTGTGGTCTCTATCTATTATGGCACCATTATCTTTGCCTATGTTCACCCTCCAGCGAAACACAACTTCACCATTGGTAAAGTGATCTCAGTGTTTTACTGTGTGGTTACCCCTTTGGTAAACCCTCTCATATATACACTGAGAAACAAAGATGTGAAGACAGCTTTCAGAAAAGTTCTAGCAAGAAAGATATTGCTTTTGACCACAAACATGCAAAGGATTTGA